atttataacatttaagtaaaatcagagtaaaatataggtagatatgtgtactttataattaaaataaattcaatttaaaatcgaCGAGAAGATtcgttttgtataaatttgttCTTACGATGCTTTCATGTTcaatgttttcatttcatctgatttaatattgaaaaaagaatattgaaataaaatttgatatttttttgtttggtcaTGCACATAATAGAcagaactaaataaaatgacgAAACCACGTATTTGTCGTTTATTTCTTTGATTCGGGGACTCTAGGGCTATTTATTTGTGATGTTttctataatacatatttaatacatttattacactattataatacattctatatttacatatataatacatttctataacacataataatattaagtacctTCCGTCGGTTTACGGCAgacttatgaataaataatttcaacataCCAAGTACCTAATTGTGAAATTTTGCACTAACTATAAGTATGTAGTTGTACACTTGTAGATACATTACATTCCATCTGAAATAGGACGATCAATTGTCCTAAGTGGTCATCTGATCTGGGATAAACTAGAGAGATAAACGATACACCCCGTATTAATGTCCTCAGGCCAACAAATAGATGGTTTCATTTCGATGTAAGTCTCGAACGAAAAATCATGACGCAACAGCATCAAACTTCTGTtttgaaaatgcaacaaagattgttgaaattattattttggatagttttatttgtaaattatactaGAGGATTTCGCTGTGACAGAAAACCTTTCGGGACCACTTCTGTGGCTTCAGCTCCCGATGGGAGATTCAAACTACAAGTTGTGGGAACAGACAATACATATGTACCGAATCAATCGTACACTGGTAAGTCgaaatttataccaaaattTCAATTAGAAATTGAATTTTCAAGAATCCGCTGCGCTACGCGCGACTTGGTTAGGAAATATGGGATTAAAGTAGGCACTTTTCGCGATTCCAAgtcataattaaacaaatgaaCCAAATTCCATCGTAACTCGTAGAGAAATCCAAACTTTCACAATTATGAAATTAGTAAGAAGtaactaggtaggtatagcATGTTAGCATGTAACTGCTCTGATTTTTCAGTTCAAATAACGGAGAAAGACGGGGAGTCCCAGTTCATCGGCTTCATGATATCGGCTGAAGGAGACCTGAAGCCGGACCCTCGCAGTCCCAGGCGGAGCGTCGCGCAATTCCCTGGCGTCCTGTCCCCCGCAGATCCCATGTCGGCCAAATTCACTGACCGCTGCCTGGGCTCCGTCGAACAAGCCTCCAATTTGCCCAAATCATTAGTCGAGGTAGTGCTATTTCGTGACAATATTAATGCAGTCCTAAGAAGCCTTCCCACGCAGAAAGTACCCAGAAACTTGATTGCAGAATAAAGTTTTCGAAGGGTGTAAATGTCCTCCATAGACTTCCATCTCGCGTCATTGGAAGCCACTTGGAAGCGGTGCACCGAGCTTCACCCTGCGGGTTAAACGACTTAGTATAGCTATGGTTATATGTCCTACACTTGTCAATAGGTGCTAGGGACTTTTAGTCCTAATGATCTAAAACATAAAGATGTTATTGAGCATATTCCTAGTGCCGGCCGACTGAGTTTTGTGGTCTGCTACGGTTATCTAACCTATTTAGAATTTAAGAATTATTTCGCTTCTTTGAATTTCTTTAGATCCGTTGGGCATCGCCCCCAGCAGGAAGTGGCTGCGTGACTCTCCGCGCCATGGTGGCTGAGAATGAAGACACATGGTACATAGACGGAGCTCCACTGTCTCGGAGACTGTGTGAGGATTTACGACAGCCGGATGATGCAGCCCCGCAGATCAATGAAAACTGTGAAGTTTGCGGTGAAGCTAAGTATGAGGTAAACTCTAATTCAACATGTGGTAATTTAAACATGGTGGCCAGATAACTTTAAAGACTTTAATGCCTATTATATAACGAAGAGACGGAATAAGCGAGATAAAGAACTTAATCTAAATCATCAACGAATTCACAGGTGGAATTCACGGGAATGTGGTCCAGAAACACGCACCCACAGCAATATCCCGAGAACGACTGGACTCCTCAGTACAGCGATCTGGTGGGGGCTTCACATGGGACTCAGTACATCTTGTGGGCCCCTGGTAGTCTGGTCAGCGAGGGCTTTCGGGATTTGGTCGAGCACGCCAACTCTAGTAAACTGGAAGGGGAGATCGTGGAGAAGGTAACTTTAAAACCTATCTGAGGAAGAAAAGTAACAATTCAAACTATTGAATGACTTTGGCGTGGCTGACTTCGATATATGCTTCTGAATCAATGAAGATTTCTCTTGTAATACGTAAGGTGTAgtttataagttaaaaaaaatgaatacaaaaaatgtggTAGCGACCGGTGTGGATTCGTATTTGGTCTaccaagtaaataaatcttagTTTTGTAGCCTTTGCTTTTATTCCATTGAACAAAGAAAAAGGTTTACTCAAATTTCAGATTGGCGACGATGTGCGCACattgataaaatcaaaagGTCTTTCCTATCCTAAAATGAATAACCCGACGCACGCTATCTTCCGCACTGACAAGAATCACCATCTCGTCACCGTGGCTGTGGGCATCGTGCCTTCGCCTGATTGGTTCCTGGGAGTGACCAGGTTCGACCTCTGTCAGGAAGACAGCACGTGGCTTAAAGATCGGGAATTGTATTTGTTCCCTTGGGACGCTGGGACTGACAACGGCGTGTCTTATGAGGTCGGCAATGTTACATAATCTGAGAAATTATTTTGAGTTTGTAAATCACTATAACTGTGACTAGACATGTACTTACCTATGTAcagtatattttcacattctAAACGCCAAACGCTTGTTCTCTGACTATATACGTGGAAGACAAATTGTGGTTAAACGGGATTACAGGAGTACCTAAGCATTTGGTCTGTGGTTCCAGAGATAGTACTATGGAAAACAGACAACGGATGTAATGGGAGTTCGATTGCACCTAGTGGGTACCAAAAAAGTTATGGATATGATTGAAAATATTCAGGATGTTTAATTCCATTTATCTTTCAGTCTCCAAAGAGCCTAACGTTTCCGCAAGGCGCCGTGTCGCGCGTGGACATGAACTCTTACGACAGAAACTCCCCCTTCTATCAGATCGACATCAAGGACTTACACCCGTTCGGCAAACTGCGGCTGCGACTCATTAGGACCTACCACGATGAGTGCGAGAGCTCCACAGGTACTCCACAGGAGATTAGCACgttgaaacaaacaaatgctGACGAATGGTAACCACGATAGGTATGCTTCTAAGGTCTCACAACTTGGGATGacgaagaccgtgcgaagtggagtgAAGAATAAGTAGGAAATCGGGAATCGAGCTGAGGAATGAACTGGGAAATCTTTCGgattagagagagagacaaaCACGCTGACCAACtttaagatatttaattattaaagtataGCGAGCAAAATTATGGGCTCTCACCATCCTCAACACCCTTTGGCCCCCGCTTCCTCACCTCGATGCTCACAGCGCTCGCGCCGCGGCTCAGTGGAAAACTAGTCCGTAAATGAACGCGAATCGGCGCGGGCGTGTTCCCGCTGTATCGCCGACGCACGCTCTGTTAGCGAGCGAGGTGTCTTTGCAAAATTCTATACTTATGTGTGGCTACCGGATTAAAGTGTGTTCCCGTACTCGGTGTTTACTTTAATCCCACACTTCGACCCGTAATAAAAgtctatattatttacagaagAGGGTGATACATCTACAGAAGAAAGTGGCAAAGAGGAGACAGCAGCAGAGCCCGAGGAACCCTCCAGGTATCAAAATGGCGACCACGTCGAGGGGTGAGGCTTGCCTCTTGATCTTCTTTAATATCCTATCAATATAcctaaatgtaaaagtttgtgagagagaatgtatgaatgaatacacatttgttaatttttacgaAAATTGTCTGGCCGGATTTCAAGGCGGGGCACAAGTAGAAGTTAACCTAACACAtaggataattttatcccggaatTGACAGCCACGGGCCGTAGCTACTTTTTACATTAGAATAACTACGTACATACTAAGGTAGGTACatcagaaataaaaactacattaAACATTTCAGAAATCCTCCCTCTGAAGTTGCTGGCATTCTCTCATCAGCTAGAAAAGAGTTGAtggtttccaaacggctgaacgcacattttccaaacatggCTCTTCGCtacactctcgattaaattgtctttcaaacaaaaaacctagatcgaaatcggttcagccgtttgacTGCTatgatgccacggacagacatacacagacacgtgTTAAAATTACATTCCTTGGGGGTTAAAAACTTGCAGTTGTGTGTTTTATCCCACGTTACCTATATGTCTAATATATGTCCTGACCTATATgtgtaatataatacttttggGTCATCCAGAGgacttacctacttacttattgATACAAAATTCAGTGAACAGCCAATAGTGGAGGACCCAGAGGTTTCGAAAGACTGCCCGATGACTAAGTGGCAGGATTGGAGCGAGTGCAACGGGAGGTGTGTGAACGGGGTGGTGAGGGGGTACCGCTGGAAGGAGAGGTACCACCTCGTTGACGGAGTACCAGTTGAGAAGTACAATGTTGGAGATGTGAGtctttattatcaaaattaatatttccatTGGTTTGTATGCGAAACCACAGACTTAtacaatctgactcatgtgtagtagttttcatcgaccccCACTTGaatccggtgaaggaaaacatagtgaggaaacatgcatactggttgattataaacttgtgtgtgaaatggacaaggcaatggcgaaccattccattaatagtgccaagaaagtcgttgtgtttCATTCGTTAGGTCCACTATCCTCAGCCATAAGAAAATCTAAttgtttatcaaatattttagatgGATTTAGAGTCACTTTCATTCGatcatatatttcatttctaacattttttatagagTTGGCGAACTCCAAGAAAGGAAGTTCCTCAAAAGTGCAAAGACGAGAACCCTGACTTTGAACAGGAGGAGTGCGAGGACACCTGTGACGAGAAGCCCAAAGAGGAACAGATGCCTACAGGCAAGACTTTCGatttattagtatgtataCTCGGCGGATCAAAAGTAGACCAATATCTATTATCTGTATGGGTTGTCAGAATTCAATCAACTGACTTCTGAAGTCCTGACATACTAATTGACTGTGccaattataaacaaatatggaTTTAAGACATATCATATAAGAGATGACAAGTCTTTTATAGGTGGTCATACATATACTCAATATCAAATGCTTTTAGTTACCAGGCTTCGGTCGTAGATCACCTTGGGGTACCATGgataactttattaatatccAAACCAAGATATAAACCAGTCCAAAAaggataattttccatcattacgTGAAAAAATCGAAACCGAGaacttacaatacaatactctttattgcaccaaaagcgaaattaacagaaaaattatttaggtTAGGCTTAGGTTGAGATTGAGAGGCAACCAAAAGTTCATCGTCGTTCGGAACATATGACGATGCTATGCGATGATTCATGGGCTaacttgttaaattttatttatccagCAGAAATAATACAGATTAAGATATCAATTGTATCGATCTAACTTTgatgcggtaaataaaaactttcatacaaactagGCAATGTTCGTGCAGTAATAGTGTGCGTGGTCCGCATAATGTTAGTTGACGGTAAATTCTTACATGAGATATGGGGTTTAACCGATGTTTTGTTTGCTGTTGCAGTTGGTCGCCAGGTGATGACACGCATAGTCCCAGGGAACACCTGGTCTAAGAAGAGGGACCTCACGGTGAGGCACTGAGCTCTCAACTCAACGCAATGAATTACTCCAAAGTTATATTAGGTTGCCAGGAAGAAATGCTAACAGCGATAAGGCCGTCATTTGCACAATTTATCTAAGTACATTAATGTTTTGCTATGTGTATTGTctacttatgtatactatgtaactaatttgtgcaacaaagtattattgtattttatattatttttaagcaaaggtttattttgttttaagcaATTAGGtatgtaaacaatatattttttataattattttacaacaattaagaaatcataattaaaacaactagtttaattaaaaatatattttgtctcactAATCCAGCCTAAATACTTAGGTTAGTGCCTAAAATGTATATGttgaaatgtatatatgtatgttgaaatgtatatatgtatgttgaaacggtggtggtgtaatggttaagacgcccgcctgtggatcgtaAGGTCGTAAGGTTCGTATCcaactcgtgccatatgagtttgtataccaatctgattcatatacatacatagttttcatagaccaccacttgcttccggtgaaggaaaacattatgaggaaacctgcacactggttgacagtttagttccctagtgtgcatgcgactacctgccacggtaagtagtcgtaaaagtcgtgtcagatgACTTTACtggcaacttgaataaaatctgataccagtgtcAGCAACAACGCACTCGACATGATGAGAGCCTAAAACAGAATACCTATGAGTAAAGATGCTTTGGGTATGGATGGAATACACTAAGGAAAAGTATAGTTATTAGAAAAGCAGATGGTTTAGGAAAGGTTGGCCAGGGAAACAAGGGGAACCTGGATGATCGATGAATTTGAAATTGCGGATCTATTATGATTATCCATAACCGGCGAGCGTGCTTGGTGTAGGCAGATGAAGCGAGACAAATCtgttagaatatttttatttgcctgtttttaaataactgaAAAGCATGACCTCCAGGTTCAGCAGTAGGTTAAAGCTATACATGGAATATTGTTACAACAACGTATAAAGTTAACAAACCAAATTGGCCTAATGAGATGCAATTTGAACCGCGTCACTTTGTCCCCATATAATTGGTAAACGTCCCAGTGTGTGCCGACAGCTGGACACTTTGacttctgtatttttattaattttcggTGAATTTCGTGACATGTTTTCTAATCAGCTTTTTGGTAAGTATACTTCTCTTTCTTATATCTACGcagtatagtttattttttgtaaatactaaGTACCCAATTAATATCACAGAAGGCTACCCCACGTCGAAGTGCCTTTGTAAGTCGCGGTTTCGACATccatggaaaaaatatacctaatcgTGATTAATTgaagaataattttgtttcacctgtccgtgatttttaaaaaatatatgttaggacaccatacagattgagctagccccaaagtaagttcgagacttgtgttatgggatgctaactcaacgttactatattttataacaaatacatatatagatacatccaagagccgggccaatcggaaaaaaatcattttccatcatgacccgaccggggatcgaacccggga
This genomic stretch from Plodia interpunctella isolate USDA-ARS_2022_Savannah chromosome 16, ilPloInte3.2, whole genome shotgun sequence harbors:
- the LOC135309866 gene encoding spondin-2-like, translated to MTQQHQTSVLKMQQRLLKLLFWIVLFVNYTRGFRCDRKPFGTTSVASAPDGRFKLQVVGTDNTYVPNQSYTVQITEKDGESQFIGFMISAEGDLKPDPRSPRRSVAQFPGVLSPADPMSAKFTDRCLGSVEQASNLPKSLVEIRWASPPAGSGCVTLRAMVAENEDTWYIDGAPLSRRLCEDLRQPDDAAPQINENCEVCGEAKYEVEFTGMWSRNTHPQQYPENDWTPQYSDLVGASHGTQYILWAPGSLVSEGFRDLVEHANSSKLEGEIVEKIGDDVRTLIKSKGLSYPKMNNPTHAIFRTDKNHHLVTVAVGIVPSPDWFLGVTRFDLCQEDSTWLKDRELYLFPWDAGTDNGVSYESPKSLTFPQGAVSRVDMNSYDRNSPFYQIDIKDLHPFGKLRLRLIRTYHDECESSTEEGDTSTEESGKEETAAEPEEPSRYQNGDHVEGEQPIVEDPEVSKDCPMTKWQDWSECNGRCVNGVVRGYRWKERYHLVDGVPVEKYNVGDSWRTPRKEVPQKCKDENPDFEQEECEDTCDEKPKEEQMPTVGRQVMTRIVPGNTWSKKRDLTVRH